The Spirochaetota bacterium genome contains a region encoding:
- a CDS encoding cyclic nucleotide-binding domain-containing protein, with translation MSEFDKFKNIVILKGISDDQAQILLDICIRHVFEKGEIIMQEEEDRHSMFFFIEGEVAVSNVITMKASNRLGYSEVEKSLVRLKAEQVGMLGEMSLFEEQPRSATVKAFEPCVLYEIEKKEFEGFIMRHPLIGSVILYNIANILCARIRNGNRDILKLTTALSIALSRSQ, from the coding sequence ATGAGCGAATTCGATAAATTCAAGAACATCGTCATCCTGAAAGGCATATCGGACGACCAGGCGCAGATTCTCCTCGACATTTGCATTCGCCACGTATTCGAAAAAGGCGAGATCATCATGCAGGAGGAAGAGGACCGGCACAGCATGTTCTTCTTCATAGAAGGGGAAGTGGCCGTGTCGAACGTGATCACCATGAAGGCAAGCAACCGCCTTGGCTACAGCGAGGTGGAAAAATCCCTCGTGCGTCTCAAGGCCGAGCAGGTGGGCATGTTGGGGGAAATGAGCCTGTTCGAGGAGCAGCCGCGCTCCGCGACGGTGAAGGCATTCGAACCCTGCGTGCTGTACGAAATCGAGAAAAAGGAATTCGAGGGCTTCATAATGAGGCATCCCCTGATCGGATCGGTCATACTCTACAACATCGCGAACATCCTGTGCGCCCGCATCCGCAATGGAAACCGGGATATATTGAAACTCACCACCGCGCTCTCGATCGCGCTCTCGCGGTCCCAGTAA
- a CDS encoding M20/M25/M40 family metallo-hydrolase, with product MHDIDRQRLIGTFLDLVKIPSPSWKERAIIEYITRVLRDLEIPYELFPCGESHNLLARMGATVPGTRGIALSCHMDTVVPCDRVQPVVTPQRISSDGSTVLGSDDKAAVAALLETMRVLQERKLPHGPVEFLFSCAEELGLYGIKGFNLAHLDSKFAFVLDSGGRVGRIILEAPYQSTIEVFIKGKAAHAGMEPEKGVSAIRVLSGILSSIPHGRIDKQTTANIGLISGGKATNIVAQEAWAKIEVRSIDRKKLASIESKIYATVKDKARAAGAKARLERRLEYSGFSLDKSSAVVRMAEKAVKSIGCKPAFESSGGGSDTNIINKAGIKAVNLSVGMMNVHTTNEYIMIRDLVGAGRLALALVAGV from the coding sequence ATGCATGACATCGACAGGCAGAGACTTATCGGCACTTTCCTGGACCTCGTGAAAATCCCCTCCCCGTCCTGGAAGGAGCGCGCGATCATCGAATATATCACCCGCGTTCTTCGCGATCTTGAGATACCTTACGAGCTTTTCCCCTGCGGAGAATCGCACAACCTGCTCGCGCGCATGGGCGCCACCGTTCCCGGGACGCGCGGGATCGCGCTCTCGTGCCACATGGACACCGTCGTCCCCTGCGACAGGGTGCAGCCGGTGGTTACGCCCCAGCGCATTTCCTCCGACGGGAGCACGGTCCTGGGATCGGACGACAAGGCCGCGGTCGCCGCGCTGCTGGAGACCATGCGCGTTCTACAAGAGCGAAAGCTTCCCCACGGCCCCGTCGAATTCCTCTTTTCCTGCGCCGAGGAGCTCGGGCTCTACGGGATCAAGGGCTTCAATCTTGCACATCTCGATTCGAAATTCGCCTTCGTGCTGGACAGCGGCGGCCGCGTGGGACGGATAATCCTCGAGGCGCCATACCAGTCCACCATCGAAGTTTTCATCAAGGGAAAGGCCGCCCACGCGGGAATGGAACCCGAAAAAGGCGTGAGCGCGATCAGGGTGCTTTCAGGCATCCTTTCGTCAATCCCCCACGGGCGCATCGACAAACAAACCACCGCCAACATCGGGCTCATATCCGGGGGCAAGGCCACCAATATCGTCGCCCAGGAGGCCTGGGCGAAGATCGAGGTAAGATCGATCGACAGGAAAAAACTGGCATCGATCGAATCGAAAATTTACGCGACGGTGAAGGACAAGGCGCGTGCGGCGGGGGCCAAGGCGCGCCTTGAGCGCCGTCTGGAATACTCGGGGTTCTCGCTCGACAAATCCAGCGCCGTCGTGCGCATGGCGGAAAAAGCGGTGAAAAGCATCGGCTGCAAACCAGCGTTCGAGAGCTCCGGCGGCGGGAGCGACACCAACATAATAAACAAGGCCGGGATAAAGGCGGTAAATCTCTCGGTGGGCATGATGAACGTGCACACCACGAACGAGTACATCATGATCCGGGACCTCGTCGGCGCCGGGCGCCTGGCCCTTGCGCTTGTTGCCGGGGTTTAG
- a CDS encoding FAD-dependent oxidoreductase gives MESLKKHAPGFSDARIRNFHTSLGTRESRKIIGAYNLTEHDIKNQARFADSIAVCPEFIDGYNVLYIPTTGRYFQLPYGIILPQGVDNLLVAGRCVAGDKISHAATRQMVSCTATGQGAGVAAALAVRDRTTPRYVNIAKLQAQLKKQGVRIA, from the coding sequence ATGGAATCGTTGAAGAAGCACGCCCCGGGATTTTCGGACGCCCGCATCAGGAATTTTCACACGTCGCTGGGGACGCGCGAATCGAGAAAAATCATCGGGGCCTATAATCTCACCGAGCACGATATTAAAAACCAGGCCCGTTTCGCGGATTCCATCGCCGTCTGCCCCGAGTTTATCGACGGCTACAACGTGCTGTATATCCCGACGACCGGCAGGTATTTCCAGCTGCCCTACGGCATTATCCTTCCCCAGGGCGTGGACAACCTCCTGGTCGCCGGACGGTGCGTCGCGGGGGACAAGATATCCCATGCCGCGACGCGCCAGATGGTCAGCTGCACGGCTACCGGCCAGGGGGCGGGCGTGGCCGCGGCGCTCGCGGTCAGGGACAGGACGACGCCAAGATATGTGAACATTGCAAAGCTCCAGGCGCAGCTTAAAAAGCAGGGGGTCCGAATCGCGTAG
- a CDS encoding ADP-ribosylglycohydrolase family protein, translating to MNTQLNDPEIVRGTLLAAIIGDALGTPFEGLGKAHLHAVFRDLDGYTDPEPALKGHLDRWRKPGLYSSISQLMLLYAGALTARRRDPVSAFSGLVRAAPAVEGGMFGPFRHAGAAERGMLERLMSADTGHRMLDSLPCARPVAGIVPLGLFAGEDEPVPTLARAAALWSRERFTASGAIIGASILRRAVRDRGEAGGGLLKAAVLETGMVIADLDENSPGLFSLGFNPDSLLDAARLFEAALRAASAARDIAAAETAIIRIVNTILKTPVTRATVNHPLCVLPFALAYARFFSDAPVTGLLHAVMEGGSCASLAALAAAYLAAAHGTGWIPEGIFEGIINKSRITALCESLARGRVGETELSEFIAAEAGLTRKELQELGGRTRHFSPKTKKQLTRTQAEERIARITVESWTKADRAKWKKDKKNYDKHQE from the coding sequence ATGAACACGCAATTGAACGACCCGGAAATTGTACGTGGAACGCTTCTTGCCGCGATTATCGGGGACGCGCTCGGCACGCCGTTCGAAGGCCTGGGCAAGGCCCACCTGCACGCGGTATTCAGGGACCTCGATGGTTACACCGACCCGGAACCGGCCCTGAAGGGACATCTCGACCGCTGGCGCAAGCCCGGGCTCTACTCCTCCATTTCCCAGCTCATGCTCCTGTACGCGGGGGCCCTTACGGCCCGCAGGAGGGATCCCGTTTCCGCTTTTTCCGGACTCGTGCGCGCGGCACCCGCGGTGGAGGGAGGCATGTTCGGTCCCTTCAGGCACGCGGGCGCGGCCGAACGGGGAATGCTCGAACGCCTCATGTCCGCGGATACGGGGCACCGCATGCTCGACTCCCTTCCCTGCGCGCGTCCCGTTGCGGGGATCGTCCCCCTGGGTCTCTTTGCCGGGGAGGACGAACCCGTTCCCACCCTCGCACGCGCGGCCGCACTCTGGTCCCGCGAGCGATTCACCGCATCCGGCGCGATCATAGGCGCGTCGATTCTCCGCCGGGCTGTCCGGGACCGCGGGGAAGCGGGGGGCGGACTGCTCAAGGCGGCGGTCCTCGAAACCGGGATGGTTATTGCCGACCTTGATGAAAATTCTCCCGGGCTTTTCTCGCTCGGATTCAATCCGGATTCGCTCCTGGACGCGGCCCGCCTCTTCGAGGCGGCGCTTCGCGCTGCTTCCGCCGCGCGCGATATCGCCGCGGCGGAGACTGCGATAATCCGTATCGTAAACACGATCCTCAAGACACCGGTAACCCGCGCCACGGTGAATCACCCGCTGTGCGTCCTCCCCTTCGCCCTCGCCTATGCACGGTTTTTTTCGGACGCCCCCGTTACCGGCCTTCTTCACGCGGTCATGGAGGGCGGCTCGTGCGCGTCGCTGGCCGCCCTGGCCGCGGCGTACCTCGCGGCCGCACATGGGACCGGGTGGATACCGGAAGGAATTTTCGAGGGAATCATCAACAAGTCCCGGATCACCGCGCTCTGCGAGTCTCTCGCGCGCGGGCGTGTCGGCGAAACCGAACTTTCCGAATTCATCGCGGCCGAGGCGGGGCTTACGCGCAAGGAACTCCAGGAGCTTGGCGGCAGGACAAGGCATTTCTCCCCGAAAACGAAGAAACAGCTGACTCGCACACAGGCCGAGGAAAGGATCGCCCGGATTACCGTCGAGAGCTGGACAAAGGCCGACCGCGCGAAGTGGAAGAAAGACAAGAAGAATTACGACAAGCACCAGGAATGA
- a CDS encoding DEAD/DEAH box helicase: MKFTELNLHESLQRGIDDVGFTDCTPVQEMTFVKTLPGTDVYVQSQTGTGKTAAFLITIFQMFLTGRYPRNKALVVVPTRELAIQVEEEAKVLGRHTSFKCGSFFGGMGYDKQERLLNAGDLNLYVGTPGRLIDFTKSGMLDLKQFSILVIDEADRMFDMGFIPDIRYIIKKMVPPTERLTMLYSATLSSRVKQLAWEYMNDPFEIEIRPEQLTVDTITQELYHVSTEEKFRLLLGILKKEAPKSGLIFTNTKKMAEIISRRLTANGIENDYISGDLPQKKRLKIIDEMKAGKQELLVATDVAARGLHIEELDMVINYDLPDDCQNYVHRIGRTARAGKSGRAVSLACERYVYNLEAIETFIGSKIPTVWEFDHLLAEDASRELRHDHRSADQRPRGRSSQGRSGQGRSSQGRSSQSRSSLERPSQRRSSQSRSSHEYVPQDRVSFENRDREKIEGAEQPAVPVAVSAESGDRSSKRKRRRKKRGKGGEGAQGQQAVAATQQERPDRSERHDRKKRPDDRRDRKPRTEEKPAKSTSADERLEYYRQKYGDNFSYKKGAEPSSGKAGKKGGVLSKIKSLFKK, translated from the coding sequence ATGAAATTCACAGAATTGAATCTGCACGAGAGCCTCCAGAGAGGCATAGACGATGTTGGCTTTACCGACTGCACCCCCGTCCAGGAGATGACATTCGTAAAGACCTTGCCGGGAACCGACGTCTATGTGCAATCCCAAACGGGTACGGGCAAAACCGCCGCGTTCCTGATCACCATCTTCCAGATGTTCCTCACCGGGCGTTATCCCCGCAACAAGGCCCTCGTGGTGGTCCCCACCCGGGAGCTCGCCATCCAGGTCGAGGAAGAGGCGAAGGTGCTCGGCAGGCATACCAGCTTCAAGTGCGGCAGCTTTTTCGGCGGCATGGGGTACGATAAACAGGAAAGGCTCCTCAACGCGGGCGACCTGAACCTCTACGTGGGTACGCCCGGCAGGCTTATCGATTTCACAAAATCGGGAATGCTGGACCTTAAGCAGTTTTCCATCCTCGTGATCGACGAGGCGGACCGGATGTTCGACATGGGCTTCATACCCGACATCCGCTACATCATCAAGAAAATGGTGCCCCCGACCGAGCGCCTCACGATGCTCTACAGCGCGACGCTCTCCTCCAGGGTGAAGCAGCTCGCCTGGGAATACATGAACGATCCCTTCGAGATCGAGATCCGTCCGGAACAGCTCACGGTCGACACGATCACCCAGGAGCTCTACCACGTATCCACCGAGGAAAAGTTCCGCCTCCTGCTCGGCATCTTAAAGAAGGAGGCCCCCAAGAGCGGGCTCATATTCACCAACACCAAGAAGATGGCGGAGATAATCTCACGCAGGCTCACCGCGAACGGGATCGAGAACGATTACATCTCGGGCGACCTTCCGCAAAAGAAGCGCCTGAAGATCATCGACGAGATGAAAGCCGGGAAGCAGGAGCTCCTGGTCGCCACCGACGTCGCGGCGAGGGGACTCCATATCGAGGAGCTCGACATGGTCATCAACTACGATCTCCCCGACGACTGCCAGAATTACGTGCACCGCATCGGCCGCACGGCCCGCGCGGGAAAAAGCGGCAGGGCCGTTTCCCTTGCCTGCGAACGTTATGTGTACAACCTCGAGGCGATCGAAACCTTCATCGGCTCGAAGATACCCACCGTGTGGGAGTTCGACCACCTCCTGGCCGAAGACGCCAGCCGCGAATTGCGGCACGACCACCGTTCCGCGGACCAGCGTCCCCGCGGTCGTTCATCACAGGGTCGTTCCGGCCAGGGCCGCTCCTCGCAGGGACGCTCGTCACAAAGCCGCTCCAGTCTCGAGCGACCGTCGCAAAGGCGCTCCTCCCAGAGCCGGTCGTCCCACGAATACGTGCCCCAGGATCGCGTCTCTTTCGAGAACCGGGACAGGGAAAAAATCGAGGGCGCCGAACAGCCGGCCGTACCGGTCGCCGTGAGCGCCGAATCCGGCGACAGGTCTTCCAAGCGCAAACGCCGCAGGAAGAAAAGGGGCAAGGGCGGCGAAGGGGCGCAGGGGCAGCAGGCCGTCGCGGCAACGCAGCAGGAAAGGCCCGATCGTTCCGAGCGGCATGACAGGAAAAAGCGGCCAGATGACAGGCGCGACCGCAAGCCGCGCACTGAAGAAAAACCGGCGAAGAGCACCTCGGCGGATGAAAGGCTGGAATATTACCGGCAGAAGTACGGTGACAATTTCAGCTACAAGAAGGGGGCTGAGCCCTCCTCCGGCAAGGCCGGAAAGAAGGGCGGGGTCCTTTCCAAGATCAAGTCCCTGTTTAAAAAATAG
- a CDS encoding methyl-accepting chemotaxis protein: MMSRLARYVNVRSIKGRVIIGVLAIFFISMTVTNIWWRGRLIALGETEIVDKARSICIMGESVREYQADNWGRGVFDRERLMKDVKGKFVYAVPVFSSIMTMRKKAAELGFIFRVPKFYPRNPENTPTAQEADVLKTMTDENKTEHLQIDFFGEKTIKYYRAVRLTRDCLVCHGDPKTSKELWGRDDGKDPTGGTMEGWKEGEIHGAFEIAYSVDKFISEQFFAIVLSIILNIVIFVVALVLIRLIVKRSLSPLDGMAVAFTGINEGAGDLTVKLDIQREDEVGRLAGLFNGFVDKLREIISLVHSSADQVRVSSQEMTRSSSDLAHVAQDQAASIEETSSALEEIKATIDAVSDNAKQQAKKADLTKTSMEYLAGAIVEINRNAQDANRMADETHGYAMEGEKILVNTVDSMKDINESSRKITEIVTIISEISDKINLLSLNASIEAARAGEHGRGFAVVAEEISKLADQTAASSKEINTLIAETSGKVDAGSSLVERTAASLREIIGNVKKTAGLMESIAKSSVDLTSMSVGVKDDVLSVSRMSEEISVMMEEQSLSSNEIIKAIDQINRITQHVASGSEELAATSEELTSQSEILNDIVRQFKLE, encoded by the coding sequence ATGATGTCACGACTGGCTCGATACGTGAACGTGCGCTCGATTAAGGGACGGGTCATTATCGGCGTCCTCGCGATCTTTTTCATAAGCATGACCGTCACGAACATCTGGTGGCGGGGAAGGCTCATCGCCCTGGGCGAAACCGAGATCGTGGACAAGGCGCGCTCGATATGCATCATGGGCGAATCGGTCCGCGAATACCAGGCCGACAACTGGGGGCGCGGCGTGTTCGACCGGGAACGCCTCATGAAGGACGTCAAAGGGAAATTCGTCTACGCGGTGCCCGTCTTCTCCTCGATTATGACCATGAGAAAAAAAGCGGCGGAGCTGGGTTTCATTTTTCGCGTGCCTAAATTCTATCCGCGCAATCCCGAAAACACCCCGACCGCGCAGGAGGCGGACGTGCTGAAGACGATGACCGATGAAAATAAAACGGAACACCTCCAGATAGATTTCTTCGGTGAGAAGACCATAAAATATTACAGGGCCGTCCGCCTCACCAGGGATTGCCTCGTGTGCCACGGCGACCCGAAGACCTCGAAGGAGTTGTGGGGCAGGGACGACGGGAAGGACCCCACCGGGGGGACAATGGAGGGATGGAAGGAGGGCGAGATCCACGGGGCGTTCGAAATAGCGTACTCGGTCGATAAATTTATTTCCGAACAGTTCTTCGCGATAGTGTTGAGTATCATATTGAACATCGTGATCTTCGTGGTTGCCCTGGTTCTTATCAGGTTAATCGTGAAACGATCGCTCTCCCCTCTTGACGGCATGGCTGTCGCGTTTACGGGCATCAATGAGGGCGCGGGTGATCTCACGGTGAAGCTCGATATTCAGCGGGAGGACGAGGTGGGCCGGCTCGCCGGGCTGTTTAACGGCTTTGTCGACAAGCTCAGGGAAATCATTTCATTGGTTCATTCGTCGGCGGACCAGGTGCGTGTCTCGTCGCAGGAAATGACCAGATCGAGCTCCGACCTGGCGCACGTTGCCCAGGACCAGGCGGCGAGCATCGAGGAAACCTCGAGCGCGCTCGAGGAGATAAAGGCGACTATCGATGCCGTATCCGACAACGCGAAACAGCAGGCGAAAAAGGCGGACCTGACCAAGACATCCATGGAGTACCTCGCCGGCGCGATCGTCGAGATCAACAGGAACGCCCAGGACGCGAACCGGATGGCGGACGAGACGCACGGCTACGCGATGGAAGGGGAGAAGATACTGGTAAACACCGTGGACAGCATGAAGGATATCAACGAAAGCTCCCGAAAGATCACGGAGATCGTGACGATCATTTCGGAAATATCCGACAAGATCAACCTGCTTTCGCTCAACGCCTCGATCGAGGCGGCGCGTGCGGGCGAGCACGGGCGCGGGTTCGCGGTCGTCGCCGAGGAGATATCCAAGCTTGCCGACCAGACCGCCGCCAGCTCGAAGGAGATCAACACCCTCATCGCCGAAACGAGCGGGAAGGTGGACGCGGGGTCCTCGCTCGTGGAGCGGACCGCGGCGTCGCTGCGGGAGATTATCGGTAACGTGAAGAAGACCGCGGGACTCATGGAAAGCATCGCGAAATCCTCCGTGGATCTCACCTCGATGAGCGTGGGCGTAAAAGACGACGTGCTGTCGGTGAGCCGCATGTCCGAGGAGATTTCGGTGATGATGGAGGAGCAGAGCCTTTCCAGCAACGAGATCATCAAGGCGATCGACCAGATCAACAGGATTACGCAACACGTCGCGAGCGGATCGGAAGAACTCGCGGCGACCTCCGAGGAGCTGACGTCCCAGTCCGAAATCCTGAACGATATCGTCCGCCAGTTCAAGCTCGAATGA
- a CDS encoding MGMT family protein — MAISINTSPLRGPVCYHPFRLQPGILYLLGDDRRLLCATFATEREEREILLRYRERVSGGIAPALAFLESYFSKKSSKAPELDLSAYTEGEVRIYHELQKVPFGRTVTYGGLAERAGVKNGARFAGNTMAKNSFPIFIPCHRVIKSGGIIGNYTGGVHIKEFLLRHEGALK; from the coding sequence ATGGCAATCTCAATTAACACCTCCCCGCTCCGGGGGCCGGTATGCTACCATCCATTCAGGCTGCAGCCCGGAATCCTGTACCTGCTCGGCGACGACAGGAGGCTTTTGTGCGCAACGTTCGCCACGGAGCGCGAGGAGAGGGAGATATTGCTGCGCTACAGGGAGCGGGTAAGCGGGGGGATCGCGCCGGCACTGGCCTTCCTTGAATCTTATTTTTCAAAGAAAAGCTCGAAGGCGCCGGAACTCGACCTGTCCGCCTATACGGAGGGGGAGGTCCGGATATACCATGAGCTTCAGAAAGTACCCTTCGGGAGGACCGTCACCTACGGCGGGCTCGCCGAGCGCGCGGGTGTGAAAAACGGCGCCCGGTTCGCGGGCAATACGATGGCGAAAAACAGTTTTCCCATATTCATCCCCTGCCACCGTGTGATCAAATCGGGGGGGATTATCGGCAACTACACGGGGGGCGTCCATATCAAGGAATTCCTCCTGCGGCATGAAGGCGCCCTGAAATAA